In Phycisphaerae bacterium RAS2, the DNA window GCGAAGGCGGCGCGGGTGGAACCGCAGCAAAGGCCATTGCCGGCTGGGATGATTTCGCAGCGCTCGTCGCCTTGGTCAAACCGTCGCCGATGGCCGAACCGCCGCCGCCGATTTCGTGGGACAACGAGGCGCTGGTGGTCTATACGTCCGGCACGACGGGCAACCCCAAGGGTGTCGTGTTGACACAGAAGCAGATGCTCTGCGATGCGTGGGCGATCTGCCGTTGGCATCACATCACCCATCGCACCGTGATGATGAATGTGCTGCCGATTCACCATGTGAACGGGACGATCGTGACACTCCTGACGCCTGCGTTCGCCGGGGCGCACGTGGTGGTGAACCGTCGCTTCCGCAGCGGCGGTTTCTGGCGGAAGCTGGCGCGACACACCGTCGAGATTGTCAGCGTCGTGCCGACCCTGCTGCAATTCCTCCTCGAGGCCTACGAACCGTATCGGCCCGAAGACATCCCCGCGTTTCGACACTTCATCTGCGGGGCCGGCCCGCTCTCCGTCGAAGTCGCCCGCGATTTTCAGGAGAAGTTCGGCCTGCGCATTGTCCACGGCTACGGCCTGTCCGAGACAGTTTGCTATTCCTGCTTCCTCCCGGTCGATCTGGAATGGGACGAGCATTGCAGTTGGATGTATGACCACGGCTTTCCGTCGATCGGCTGCCCGGTCGAAGTCAACGAGATGGCCATTCACGATGACCGCGGCCTCTCCGTGCCTGACGGTGTCAAGGGCGAAATCGTCATCCGCGGACACAACGTGATGGTCGGCTATTTCAAGAACCCGGAAGTCAACGCGACAACGTTCAAGTTCGGCTGGTTCCGCAGCGGCGACGAGGGCTTCCGCCGGCGCGGCAACGACGGGCGGGATTATTACTTCATCACCGGGCGCCTGAAGGAGCTGATCATCCGCGGCGGGGTAAACATCTCGCCGTTTGAGATTGACGAAGTGCTGACATCGATGCCGGGCGTGCGCGTGGGGCTGGCAGTCGGGTTCGACAATCGCTACTACGGCGAGGAAGTCGGGGCCTATGTGCAGGTGCAGCCGGGGCAGGCGGTCACGGATGAGGCGGTGATGGCGTACTGCCGCGACAAGCTGCCGGCGTCAAAGTGCCCGAAGGTAGTGCTGTTTGGCGACGACATCCCGGTGACGAGCACGGGCAAGTACCAGCGCGGCAAGCTCAAGCCGCTGTTTGAGAAGTGGAAGGATGTGCAGTTCAAAGGGTGAATTGGAATGCCACTTCGGTTTGGCTTTCAAGCTGCATCTCTGTTCCTGCCGATTCTCGTGGCAGGCGGCTGCTCAAATCAACCCGGCGCGCTGACGATGCAGGTGACGCCGACGAAGGCAGATTTCAATGCGGATGAGCCGATTGTCTTATCCGTGTCGTTGCGCGCGGGGAGCAGCCCGATATGCCTATCCAAGGCTCGCACCTTTCGATTCGAAGTCAATCGCGCCGGCAAGAAAAGCCCGGTCGCCGGAGACATCAACAACAATTACGCCCGATGCGGCACCGGCATCTTGGAATCACTGATTCTGTTTCCATACCTGTGGGCCTTTGCCTGGCTCGACATGGCAGATGTGGCGAATCGATTTCATGTTTTGCAAGCGAACGATTCAATTGTGCATGAGTTCTGCCTCCGCGGAGACTCCGTGGAATTGCCTGAATTAGGCGACAAGGGCTACGTCGTGTATGTTCGCTCCCCCATCGACTTAAGTCCGGGTGAATACGACGTACGAATCGATCTGCGCAACGAACGTGCGTTCTGCGGCGACTTCTTGCCGCTGCCACTCGGCTGGCAGCTCTACAGCCAGCCAGTCCAGGCCATGACGAGGATTCGAGTTCACGGCACTACCTCTCAACCCGCAGATTGAGGCCAGCCGCCGGCGTTTAGCCGTTGAATCGCTGCCCGCCTTTCATCTATCATGGCAATGAGTAGGAAATTGCGCGCCCGGATAAGAATGCATGCGACATGCATCCCATTAGGAAGGCGCGCCGGGAAAGGAACCACCATGCGACCGACCCTCTACGGCTGCACCGTTCTGATTTTTTCCATGCTGCACATCTCCGCCGATACGGCCTGGACGGCAGACTGCCCCCCCGGCTATTTCAGCCCGACCGGACAAGAGCCGTGCCTGCCCTGCCCAGCGGGGACGTACCAGGTATGGACCGGTGCGACGACTTGCGCCCCCTGTGAAGCCGGGAGTTTTCAGGATCAAGTGGGACAGACGTCTTGCACACCTTGCGCATCAGGAAAGTACGCCCCCTGCACCGGCGCATCGCAATGCCTGAACTGCCCCGCCGGCAGCATTTCAACCGGAACAGGCAACACGGTCTGCACGCCCTGCGCCGCCGGCGAGTACCAAAGCTCCACCGGCCAAAGCTCGTGCTTTGCCTGCCCACCCGGCGCCT includes these proteins:
- the lcfB_2 gene encoding Long-chain-fatty-acid--CoA ligase, whose protein sequence is MPEAANVQCNPSFDAATAKLIDAAHVCEPLPAIDDELPFRSLGELWYAQGTQRVDQPWMTYYPCHADDETPTTYSYGAFLSLVERVAKVLANQYGLLPGGSIATLTINEPMTVAIYFAAWRIGARVVPINPSESDDRVGYIVGNSDATVLIAHATARKNFSGIEKAIGPNVRRAMSTEGEGGAGGTAAKAIAGWDDFAALVALVKPSPMAEPPPPISWDNEALVVYTSGTTGNPKGVVLTQKQMLCDAWAICRWHHITHRTVMMNVLPIHHVNGTIVTLLTPAFAGAHVVVNRRFRSGGFWRKLARHTVEIVSVVPTLLQFLLEAYEPYRPEDIPAFRHFICGAGPLSVEVARDFQEKFGLRIVHGYGLSETVCYSCFLPVDLEWDEHCSWMYDHGFPSIGCPVEVNEMAIHDDRGLSVPDGVKGEIVIRGHNVMVGYFKNPEVNATTFKFGWFRSGDEGFRRRGNDGRDYYFITGRLKELIIRGGVNISPFEIDEVLTSMPGVRVGLAVGFDNRYYGEEVGAYVQVQPGQAVTDEAVMAYCRDKLPASKCPKVVLFGDDIPVTSTGKYQRGKLKPLFEKWKDVQFKG